GAATTGTATTCTTTACTGCATGGCGTagttaagaaaaaaatgtttttaaatgctaAAAAAGGTCTCAGCTCTTTAAATGCACTGGATGACTAAACTCATCGTCATCCCTTGCGACTCACATGTAAGAGGAGACAAAGTGCTTGTAAACCTTCCAGTAAAATATCTAGATATTCCTTTTTACTATAAACAAGTTTAGataagttgttataacttcgcTGTCAAAGGAAAACAACATGTGACAAGTGGGTCAAACAATCCCATTTAAGCAATACGAGGATCCATGTTGGCCTCAGGTACACAACGCCTTAGAGAAAGAAACTGAGAATATGATCCAAGTTTCTGTTGGCATCATTCAATAATCCTTCACCCACAGCTGGATGTCAAAACTACAGTCTGAGCCACTCTCGTTGATGCCCGCTGTAAGCTGTTTAACTTAAAAAGGAAAATTTCAGCTGCAGAATAACAAGCATGAAGTAGACCAAAAGGTTTTtataaaggtttaaaaaaaaacaaaaaaacaaacacaggcacCAGTCACACAATTAGCAACAAGCCTTTTCAAAGACAAATCTATTTGGAAATATTGTAGATTTCCTCCTCAAGTTAGGGAAGAAAGCGCAACACTCTTTCCATGGTACTTTCAATGAATGTAGTAAAGGGTTAAGAATCCATGCAGGATCTTTAAATATTCAACTGATTCCAAAGTTCTTGTGAATTCTTCAATTTAATCGGTGAAATCAACTCTATTAAGTGTATAATAGACAGAGTTTGGGGCAATTTGTCttgttctcttcttctctttgggGTCTTGCATGTGTAGAAaggcagtatttatttattctacgGCTTCTGTGTCCTCAGTCGGCTGTCCAGCTGCATTTTCTGCTGTCTTTGAGGCCTGTGGGGCATGAAAAGGAGAGGTACAGATCAGTAAACAAGGGTAACATTGAAGTATGTATTCTCTGCAGCTGGGAAGTGGCACAAAAGACCGAGTCTAGTTTTGGTCATGGCAGACACATGAGCGCAGTGCGCTGTGGATCGTTGCCAGATTCCTCGTAAGAATTtaccttctttttctttttcttctgtgttttacGGCTTGCAGAGCTCAGTAGTAAAGTCTAGGGGATGAGGAGAGACATTTCGGTACGAAGTGAATAAGATGTTTAATGCAGCCAGTTTCTTTGTGAACTCTTTGTGAGCTTGGTGCAAGTGAATTCACAACCTTACCTTTAGCTCTGCATCCTGAACCTCATGCTCTGACTTGTAGAGCTCTGGATCGAAAGGTCCGTTAGTGATTCTGTGAGGCCCATTGGCCATCAGCAGCACTGTGAACTTAAACTGAGCTACACACTCTCCTGAGAACAAAAAGGGGGGGGGACAGTAAATACAAAGTGAAAgctgttaaaatacaaaacatgatAGAGAGGGGTAAACACTCACCCTCTTTCTCATGTAGCACACTGAAGGGCTGTAGCAATTCATGTTTGGCACACTCCACCACACCCAGACGGGCCTTGGCCTCGTCCTCGAATGCCCTGATGGAAAATGGATGGCGGTTAAGTCAAAGTATTTTCAACTTTCTGTCAGtctatttaaaatgtcagcagGTGGTGGACTAAGTATATTAGAAGCTACATGTAAAGTGCTGTGTTCAAACCTCAGAGTAAAGGGCATGGCATCAAAGCGGCGTTCCACTTCGCTGAAAAACGTACGGGAAGTTTTCATCTTCAAGCCGTACTGCTTACTGGGGTCCCTCTTATAAATGGTGGTCCTCAGACCTCCGTCTCTAGCCTAATTGGAAATGACAGAGAGTTAAAAACGGTGAAAGCACAAACTTTCAACAGCTATGGGTATTGAATTCAAGTTAGACATGAGAAGATACCCACCTTTCCTTCTCCTGTGCTAATCAAGACATCCACAGCATAGACCTCATGTACCTCAAACTCTGCCTTCTCATGGTCCTTCctgaaaatgaatgaacagCAGCCAATGAGTGACATATTTTACACTCTGATCATAAAGCCACTCAAGACAGTTGAGGTACATCAGTTAttctggataatccacagatCTCACCGAGTTGTTGTAAGAAGGTGGATTTCCTTTATATTGGGGCTGTGGCAGAGAACTCAAAACCTCACATCAAACTGAAACTTGCTGTGTCGCTACAAAATACGCACTTTTGTTATTTGGGTCACTGATCCTTAATGTGATCGAGTTTTTATTAAGGTTAAACACAAGAATCCTGCTCATGTATGTGTGAGAGTTGACAGCTGGTGTTTTATGCACAGTAACTAACTGTGTGACTTTCCAACATTATTCCTGTTCGAAATAATGCCAACAATGCCTTTGGCATCATGGGTCAAAATAGTCAGATGCCTGGAAAACATTTCTGAAGTTTATGGGCTGATGGTGAATTGAAAGAAAGTTACACGGAAGTAAAGAAAGCTGTCAATGTTTGTATGGAAAAAATATAAACTACAATTCAAAACACCCACGGGACACTTCAGAtttccctccctttctccaaaatgtaaaaaaaaaaaaaaaaaggcagtaaaTGTACCTTTGCTGGTCTGATGGGTTCTGAATGATGGTCTTCTCTCCATCTATGACATGTTGCTTTAGCTGGTGAGACAGCATGCCTTTAAAACACAGAGccaggcagaaaaaaacaaaaacaatattacaaCAGCAAAACAGTCAACATCTTACTATTATGTCAACAAATCTGAAGAGATTCAAGGACATTTCGTTTAAGAACAATCATCCAAATGTGAACACTTGTGGTTGCCATGAATGCCTTTTCCATGACACGGCACACTGAGGCACAAACCTTACATAAGATACTCACCCTCGATTGGTGTGCATTTGAACGACTGTGCAATCTTGTTCCAGGCCTCTGTCACTTGAGCGTtctgagacagagaaacatgcATTACTTTCACCAgcaaaatgcatttttgcacTGACTAATCTGGTGCAGTAGGAGGGAAGAGCAGACTATTGGAGGATCTGCAGTGAACAACCTAGGAGACAAGATTCAAAAACACTGACACATGTAGCCTTTTTACTCttagaaataattttaaatggCCCATCTCTCAAATCTTTTCATGACCATAGCCAGCCACTGTTGTGAAAGGAATTCATTATTATGGCTAACATGACAGAAGACTGTGAGGAAGTGGCTACATGTACCTGGTTGCCAGGTTTAACAAGTCGAAGAGCTGCTTCTGCACACAGATGGGCCGCTTTGATTACATCGGCTTTCCGACCTGTGACGGGGTTCTCCTGCAGAAATAAGACACAGCTGACTTAAGGTGTGCTCTAACGAGGACACAAAACTGGGACTAAAGCTGtgtttaacaaataaataaaaattctcACCTTACTGGCTCCCACCACAAAGCTGTGAGCAACATTAGCAATGAAGCCGTCAACATGAACGCCTAGATCTCTACACAAggacagaagaggaaaagaagagatgacagtatgaaatgaaatgaaataatgaaacaaattaTATTGATCATGTGTCAAAATTATTGCAAGTTTAACTGCCAGCCAGCTGTCAAGATTACTAATGTTGACACAGGAACTAATCAATCAAATCAACATGGGAAGGACAGAATACCAACTGTCCTCCATTTGGAAAATTAGACTAATGAAGTCTAAACAATAACCAATAAGGTCAGGCAAAAATAAAACTCATTATTCTGTTATTATTCTGACATTAAACTGAAGATAAACTCCAAGGTCAATTTCTTTTTTGCTGCACATCAGCTGGAATACAGTGAAGGACTTATTGTGAATTCAAGAGAGCAACACTACAGACTGTAATAAATTGAACAGACATGCCCAGCCAGAGGATTAGGCTAGGAACGTGTGAAAAGTGACAAACATACAAACCTTGTGTGTGTAACCACATCACCATGGGCTATAACAAATGCGTTTAAAACACTGCACATCAACACGTAGCAAAGTAGACGTTACAAAAGGACGAGGACACACGTGGCAACACAACAACTAAGATGAGCTGACTTCCTTTTTCAAAACATAACACTGCATTAGAcacattttagaataaatagGATTTATCAGATGGATGGCCATCAAAGCAGCTGTTCTAAAAATGTCCAACCTTACTTGTCGTTTGCCacacaggacagacaggaagacgaCACCTTACTGATGAAGCAGACAGCCAAGAGCAAAGACAAAACCCTCACATACAAGCCAGGATATTACATGGAAAGAAAGGAGGACAACACACTGGGAGACTCAACACACACGGGGGGAGAACAGAGGGGTTACATTACTGCAGAGCGTGGTGCCTACATTTTGACCAGATCCCCATCTTTAAGTGTGATGTCGGGGTCACTCTTCAGGGGAGAGAAGTGGCAAACACAGTTATTGACTGAGACGCTGGTGGGGAAGGCAATGCCTAGAAGAGGGAAAAGAGAACCACCAAGTCTTCATTTGGAAATTATCCACAAGTTTAGCAAGAAAACCATACAAGCATGGACGGAGTGACACACGGGATCACCTAATAAACTTACACTGCCATACTCTGCCACCATTATTAGTTGTTTTTAAATCCCTGCTGTTATTAAAGCTAATCAAGGTTGTGTGGACTCGCACAGGAACACACTACCAACAAATTTGCATTACTGGAGCTACACTCTTCTTGATGGGTCCACCGCAGTTCACCAGAACAGACTCAGTATCAACTTTTCCTCACCTTTCTtcatttccttttccttcttGAAGACCTTTCCAGTCTCAGCCATGATGTAGGCATCCCCCTTCTCACAGAGGCTGAGCACCGACACCCCGGGCTTGGCTGTTTCCACGACCAGACGAAGAGCCTCTGGTTGAGACAAACAGCAAACAATTAAGAAGAGCGGTACAGGAACAAAGTTGAGCAGGCAGATACAAGAAAGTGGTATTGATACCGTGATATGAGACTAGATATCATCCAAGATATTGTCTTGAAATGATGCACTGCAGTTCATGACAGGATGGCTACACATGATTAATGAGTTCAACACCATCAAGTGTTGAACTCACTTGAACTGACtcaaaaaaagtgattttttttactcaaaGCACAGTAAGATTTTAAATGGGGTTGGGTACTATGATGACGTTTACCACAGAACAAAATAGATTTATCAACAACTGTACTGTTCATACTGTGATAATGCCATCTTTCATAGATCAGCAGGAAATATAGCAAATCAAGTGCTTTATAATATCAGTATAATATGTTCATATGATGTTGACATCAATGTAATATAGGCTAACTTGATTTATCAAGTATTTAATGTACTGATGTTGTGGCATAAGATTACATGGACTGTGAGACAGGGCTATATACACATCTCCCACTcctaaatcaaataaataattccGTCAGTTTCAGTATTTTCATCAGGACAGCGGCGGCTGGCCAATAGAGGGCGCTAGGGCGCCGCCCTCCCTGGTGGTGgaaactttttatatacagtgcatgggtggaaagtgttttgatttttctttttaaaataaacatttttgaaataaacagtaattGCCCTTtaagtatatgtgtgtttaaaatgcacaataatgtgtaatatataaaatgtaagcTAAATAATGATGTTCGGGTGTGAAATTAGCTTCCTGCTCATTCACTGATCTCTTCTGGGGCGCACGACAGATCGCCCATGCAGCGCAGCCAATAGCTGACATAAGATATGCCCATAGCAACAGAAATTAAGCCAATCAGCGTCCTCGAATCTGACGCCTGAAGGGCGCTACAGGATCTGCCCAAGCACAGTCAGTCAGTGGTAGAGGGACACGTGACGTTGTTGACAAGATGAATGCGGAACTCAAGACTGACACAGGCTTCCAACctcggctaacgttagctggatGCAATGATTTAAATGCCTTATTTTGCTTCCCATGCTTGCTCTTTAAAACGGCGCGGACGGATACAGCACGGACTGTTACAGGAGTAAACGACACAATACATTTATCTgagaagattaaaaaaacacaagtgtaCCAGGGCACATATGGATAACACGGTGAAGCTAGCCATGACAGGCAGAGTTAACATCGGCCTTGCGCGGCCACAATGAGACCGCGTCCTCTGACGACCCTGGCGTTTCAGTAGATATTGTTGCCTCGCTGGACAGTGTGTTGGAGGAGCACCTTAAGACAGCTACTGTTTTCAAAGGCACCTCAAAGACTGTGCAAAACGAACTTTTGGACTGCAAGCTGTCAGTTCTTAAAGATTTAATTCTGAAGGAAGTAAAAAGTGCAGAATATCTTGCTATTCAGGCAGATGAGACGACTGCCAGCTGGTGCTTGTACTACGGTACATCGACAAGGAGAACAACAGCAGTTGGCTAGAGAGGTAAGCTGGATAGTTTATAGGCAGCTCTGAAGTGTTCAGATGTGGTTATTTctagtggtggacagtaacttcagtaggcctactgtactgaagtacaaattagaggtatttgtactttacatgagtattttcttttcatgccactttctctgtttatgttcactgtttttgtatagtaatataataatataatattggcattaaataatttctgactatttcacaaagcactggtatcctgcagtttgtgttaaattgtattgggaCGGGTACTGAAACTGACTGGATATGGCACAGCCCcccctaaaatatttttcactagCCGCCACTGCATCAGGATATTCGACCAACAGCGCAGAAAAGTGAAACGACTGTGTCTGCAAGTGCACAAAGAAGACAGCGATAATATCATCTGAATAACTTAACATTCATGCTGTAACGTTAGTCCTCATAGTATTACTGTAGCAGACATATCAGCATGCCAGACATGTCAATTAACAGATTACCATCAAAAGTTAAGGAGAAACTAACACAAAGAGTTCATTCTGGTGATGTAAGGAGGAGAACAAGTAAGTTAAAGAGCCTTCATATCTGTGCGCTTATCTTTCAGCTCGTTGTCGTTTGCCCAACATGTTTAACTGACTGTACTGGGCAACAGGCTGAACTAGCTGGCCAGTTAGCATCCAGCCTTAGTTAGACAGACTGACAGCTCCCTACCGTAGAGCCAAGCGTTAACGTTGAGCGGCAGTAATAGCGGAGCTAGCATTTGCTAAAACTGAACTAGCTGCACCTGCTACCTAGCTAGCCAGCCAGTTAGCATGCTTGATATGTGAGCCTCGCATGTAACCAcatggctgctgctgcagctgcaggccGAACGGAGCAGGTCATCTCACCCACTCACCAACGGCTATTCGTTTAAATTTACTTACGGTTGGCGATGTCACCACCCATCTTGTACTTGGTGACGACCAGGTCCTCGGCTATGGTCTGCTCTTGCTCGTCGTCTGACATCTTGGCAGTGAAGTTTCGGTCACTAGTCGTCCCTGAACAGCGACAGTTCGCCTCTAACTGTAGCTGCTATCAACCAGCCTCCTCCTGCTAGCCTCCAAGCCCCTCCCACTTCACACTGACGCTAACGACGTCACAGGGCCCACAACCCGCCAAAATGCAAGGATGCATTACCTAGTGGCTGCAGTAAACTTCTCTATCagtgtaaatgctccgtatttgtatagcgcctttctagtcttttcgaccactcagagcgcttttacactacatctgcattcaccagtcatgcACATTtgatacactgagcctaagtgctcaaacagaaactaacattcacactcatttatacaaggggcaaatcggggttcagtgtcttgcccaaagacacttcgacacgcaaccagggggagccagggattgaaccgccgaccttccgattaacggccaacccgcgctacctcctgagccacagccgccccaagaCGCCACTAATAAtgactaaaacaaaacaaaacagaggctTCCAgacattactattattattattatagtcgTCATTTTGTATTAGAGGACAcactttttttatgtttgtcttCTGGCAATATTCAGGTAGGCCTACTCAGTGCTTTATTTGTAAATCAGGAGAtcctgaaacacacagatgGTGCTGTTCCTGTGGGTcgggggagagaaaaaaatcataatattactatatcccaggacctgaa
Above is a genomic segment from Micropterus dolomieu isolate WLL.071019.BEF.003 ecotype Adirondacks linkage group LG18, ASM2129224v1, whole genome shotgun sequence containing:
- the pa2g4a gene encoding proliferation-associated protein 2G4a produces the protein MSDDEQEQTIAEDLVVTKYKMGGDIANQALRLVVETAKPGVSVLSLCEKGDAYIMAETGKVFKKEKEMKKGIAFPTSVSVNNCVCHFSPLKSDPDITLKDGDLVKIDLGVHVDGFIANVAHSFVVGASKENPVTGRKADVIKAAHLCAEAALRLVKPGNQNAQVTEAWNKIAQSFKCTPIEGMLSHQLKQHVIDGEKTIIQNPSDQQRKDHEKAEFEVHEVYAVDVLISTGEGKARDGGLRTTIYKRDPSKQYGLKMKTSRTFFSEVERRFDAMPFTLRAFEDEAKARLGVVECAKHELLQPFSVLHEKEGECVAQFKFTVLLMANGPHRITNGPFDPELYKSEHEVQDAELKTLLLSSASRKTQKKKKKKASKTAENAAGQPTEDTEAVE